One window of Quercus robur chromosome 5, dhQueRobu3.1, whole genome shotgun sequence genomic DNA carries:
- the LOC126725532 gene encoding probable sulfate transporter 3.4: MGVNSNRVEHVSCLETTVTISSAEVGVMPPPMQIHKVCLPPKLTTFQKLKHRLTEIFFPDDPLYRCKNQTWFKKLIICLQFFFPIFQWGSEYNVSLLKSDVIAGLTIASLAIPQGISYAKLANLPPIVGLYSSFVPPLIYSILGSSRHLAVGPVSIASLVMGSMLSEAVSPTEDQILYLRLAFTATFFAGLFQASLGLLRLGFIIDFLSKATLVGFMAGAAVIVSLQQLKGLLGIAHFTSKMQIIPVVSSVISTRDEWSWQTIVMGFGFLFFLLTARHISNRNPKLFWVSAAAPLTSVILSTLIVFLLKSKVHGIPIIGHLPKGLNPPSLNMLYLSGPHLAVAIKTGIVTGILSLTEGIAVGRTFAALKNYQVDGNKEMMAIGVMNIAGTCSSCYVTTGSFSRSAVSYNAGAQTAVSNIVMASAVLVTLLFLMPLFYYTPNVILAAIIITAVIGLIDYQAALKLWKVDKLDFMACFCSFFGVLFISVPLGLAIAVAVSVFKILLHVTRPNTLILGNIRGTQIYQNLSRYREASRIPSFLILAVESPIYFANSTYLQERILRWVREEEEWVKENNESALKCVILDMTAVTAIDTSGIDTLYEIKKMLEKRSIKLVLANPVGSVTEKLDQSEITESFGPHGIYLSVGEAVAHTSSLWRAQP, encoded by the exons atGGGTGTTAACTCTAACAGAGTGGAACACGTTTCATGTTTAGAAACCACTGTGACAATCTCATCAGCAGAAGTAGGAGTAATGCCACCACCAATGCAAATTCACAAGGTTTGCTTGCCACCAAAGCTGACCACTTTTCAGAAACTCAAGCACAGGCTCACTGAGATCTTCTTCCCCGATGACCCACTTTATAGATGCAAGAATCAAACATGGTTCAAGAAGTTGATCATCTGTCTACAGTTTTTCTTTCCTATATTCCAATGGGGCTCTGAGTACAATGTTTCTCTTCTGAAGTCTGATGTCATCGCTGGTCTTACCATTGCTAGCCTGGCTATCCCACAG GGAATCAGCTATGCAAAGCTTGCCAATTTGCCACCAATAGTCGGACTAT ACTCGAGCTTTGTGCCCCCATTGATATACTCAATCCTTGGAAGTTCTAGACATCTTGCTGTTGGCCCTGTCTCAATAGCATCTTTGGTCATGGGGTCCATGTTAAGTGAGGCAGTTTCTCCTACTGAAGATCAGATTCTCTATCTTAGATTGGCCTTCACTGCCACCTTCTTTGCTGGCTTATTTCAGGCTTCTCTAGGTCTTCTAAG GCTAGGCTTTATAATTGATTTCCTCTCAAAGGCAACTCTAGTTGGGTTTATGGCTGGTGCAGCAGTTATCGTGTCATTGCAACAGCTTAAAGGATTGCTCGGGATTGCTCACTTCACCAGCAAAATGCAAATTATTCCTGTTGTTTCCTCTGTTATAAGCACCAGAGATGAG TGGTCTTGGCAAACCATTGTTATGggttttggtttcctcttcTTTCTGTTGACTGCAAGGCATATT AGCAATAGGAATCCAAAGCTTTTTTGGGTCTCAGCAGCTGCCCCATTAACATCAGTTATCCTCTCAACCCTTATAGTTTTCCTCCTCAAGTCCAAGGTTCATGGAATTCCAATT ATTGGTCACTTACCAAAGGGCCTTAATCCTCCTTCACTAAACATGCTATACCTCAGTGGCCCTCATCTAGCTGTAGCTATCAAAACTGGCATTGTAACTGGAATCTTATCTCTCACT GAAGGAATTGCTGTGGGTAGGACATTTGCTGCTCTTAAAAATTACCAAGTGGATGGAAACAAAGAAATGATGGCAATTGGTGTTATGAACATAGCTGGTACATGCTCTTCATGCTATGTTACTACAG GATCATTTTCTCGATCTGCTGTAAGCTACAACGCTGGAGCACAAACAGCAGTGTCAAATATAGTCATGGCTTCAGCTGTGCTTGTGACACTGCTGTTTCTCATGCCACTGTTTTATTACACTCCCAATGTCATCTTAGCAGCCATAATCATAACAGCAGTGATTGGCCTAATAGATTATCAGGCAGCGCTCAAATTGTGGAAAGTTGACAAACTTGATTTCATGGCTTGTTTCTGCTCCTTCTTCGGTGTTCTTTTCATTTCAGTGCCACTAGGTCTCGCAATTGCG GTTgcagtttcagttttcaagaTTCTCTTACATGTCACCAGGCCAAACACTCTAATCTTAGGAAATATCCGGGGCACTCAAATTTACCAAAACCTCAGCCGGTATAGAGAAGCTTCAAGGATCCCCTCATTTCTCATTCTTGCTGTTGAGTCTCCCATCTACTTTGCAAACTCAACTTACTTGCAAGAAAG GATATTAAGATGGGTTCGAGAGGAGGAAGAGTgggtaaaagaaaataatgaaagtGCACTGAAATGTGTAATTTTAGACATGACAG cTGTGACAGCAATAGACACAAGTGGCATTGACACACTATATGAAATCAAAAAGATGTTGGAGAAAAGATCAATTAAG CTTGTGTTGGCAAATCCTGTCGGAAGTGTGACGGAAAAGCTAGATCAATCAGAAATCACAGAGTCCTTTGGGCCACACGGTATCTATCTCTCTGTTGGAGAAGCCGTGGCTCACACTTCATCTTTGTGGAGAGCACAGCCATGA